AGAAGTTTATGGCGTAGCTCAATGTGTTCATGGTGGTCAAATGGCCGCGAATATAAGACCCGCCAAAGTATATCTTTTTGACGTTGTGGATCTTGGCCTGCAGGTACGCAATCTGGCCGATGTTGTTGGAGATTGCGTACAAGAGGGACTTGGAAATATCCGCGTTGCTGAATTTCTCATTTCGATCTCGGATCTCACACGTCGAGGTCGCAGACGCCGAAGTCAGGCCCGCCGAGGGCGCGGTGACGCTCTCCCGTTGGAAGACCTTCCCGAACGACGATGCAATATTACTGGATTTCAGGCCGATCTTCGCATAGTCGGTGCCGTATATGTCGCCTACCAACATGTCCACGTTCGCGTTATTGCCCTGGTTTGCCCAGGCCAGCATCTCGTCGTACGTCTTCGCCCCAGTAATTAGCGACAGTAGTCCCCACAACGTGCCGCCGCCCAATGACGAGCCGCCCACACGCATGCACTCGTTGGGCGACTCCACCTTCAGAATCGAGACCCCGGATCCTATGTTCACTAGCATGTACGGGTACATCTCATCATCCGCCACCGCATCCACCGTGCCTTCGCCGTCCAGGTCGTTGTATGTGAACACCTCGTAGGGCACCTTGTGGATGAAGAAGTCCAACCCCTTCGTCAGGCAGTCCATCTCGTCCAGCCGGAGGATATCTGACACGCCCGGAAATTCCGACAGCAGCACGTCGTAGAATTTGAAcgccccgccgcccgtcGCCACAATCATTGTTGATCCATAGTCGCCCTTGTTGTACCGTTCCACCACCTCGTGCAGCAAACGGATGAATTCGTCCAGCTTTTCCGTCTCCACCGTCTCGAAGATCAATTTGTTGGACTCGGGCGGCGCGAACACAAGTTTCGCTAGAGATCCGCCGATGTCGATGGCAATTGTCAGAAGGCCTTCCTCCTTCCACCCAGCACAAGGATACTCGATGTCTTTACTCATGCTTGACCGTCACGCGGGGCCCTCGCAGGAATACTGTGACCAGGTGGTGGCCATATCGGAAAACTCGAATACGCACTCTTACATAACATCTGTACATCGCAGTCATCACATTCGTCCCTTGGCCATCCGCCCATATGGCCAACGCACTGCAGGCGACAGGCCCGCGAGGCCCGGTCCCTTGTACGCCACCGCGCTACGGTACGCAGGGGGCTCTGCGTGCGTCTGGCTATCGGCGTGTGCGCGTGTTCACCCCGCTGTCGTGAACTTCGTCGTTTAAGTGCATCCTAGAGAAACTGGGATCATCGACTACCGCTGACAGATATAGGACGTAAGGCTAAAAGAAACGTAAGATGACAATCACGATCCCAGACGACGTGCGGGAGCTGGTGCAAGCCAAGTATGAGGCTGCGGTAGCGAGCGGCCATGTGCAATTCACCGAGACGACGCAAACGGCGGTCCGGGACGAAGCTAGCGGGATGCAATACGTGGTGTCGTACGCGCCCTCTCTGCAGCAGAAGCCGGAACGCGGGTCGGAGGAGCTCAAGGAGGACCCATTTGCGAAGGCGGAGCCAGAGCTGACGGTGCTGGAGAACGTGGGCCCGCACCGGTTGGTACTGAACAAGTTCCCCGTCACCCCGGGAcacgcgctgctggtgaCGCGCGAGTACGCGGCGCAGAcggcgccgctgcagcCGGAGGACCTCGAGACGGCGTACGCGCTGGTGCGGGACATGGACGACGAGGCGGGCGGCGTGCGCCACATGGTCTTCTTCAACTGCGGCGCGAACAGCGGCTCGTCCGTGGACCACAAGCACCTGCAACTGCTTCGCCTGCCGGCCCACTTCTCGCCATTCCAGGACCGGCTCTGCGCCGGCGAGGCGCACTTCACGCCCGGGCCCAACCGCGAGCCGCTGCAGGATGCGCACGTGCCATTCGCGCACTTTGTGATCCCGCTGCCGCGCGAGCGCGCTGCCGTCGACggcgagctgctggcgatgacctacgctgcgctgctgcagcgtgTCCTGACCTTTTTCCAGAACTGGACCGACGCCAAGCCAACGCTCCGCCCCGCCTACAACATTCTACTGACCGCTCGCTGGCTCTGTGCTGTGCCTCGTTCGCGTGCTACGTGCGAGAGCGCCCGCATCGGCTTCAATGCCACCGGCTATGCCGGCCTGGTGCTCGTCAAGTGGCCCGACGTCCACGAGGAGATCCTCGCGGCCCCGGAGCGCCTGGcacagctgctgctcgagTGCGGGTTCCCGAACACGGCGGGCAACAAGCCGGACGAGTACGACTACTGAGCGTGCTGCCCGTGCCATCGTAGAGTGCCTCTATATATTGTGAGCGTAGCTCTGTGTCTATTATGGTCATGTGACCTTCGTCCAATGATATCGAAGTATTTGGATGTCTCTGCACCGAGGAACTTGGTTTTCTTTTTGTTGAAGTGCGATATTCCCAGTGGACGTTTTCGCAGCGTAGCGTTGTGCTTAAACGTGAGCCCCCCACAGAGCGGCCTAAAACTCGAGCAGCGGAAGCGATAAGAACATTCAGCGATGCCTCAATCATTCTCTTCGATCGTCAGAATGGGTGACTACATCCTCAAGTCGCCAACGCTATCCAAGATAGCGGTACCAGTGGCACAGCAGTTTGTGAAGCTGTCCGGCTACAGACAGCTAGGTCTAAAGTTTGACGATCTCATTGCTGAGGAGAACGACATTGTGCAGACCGCGCTCAGAAGACTTCCGGAGGAGGAGTCCTACGCGCGTGTGTTCCGTATCATACAGGCTCACCAGCTAGAGCTAACACACCATCTCCTGCCAAAGCACAAATGGACTAAGCCAGAGGAGGACAAGTCGTACCTGTTGCCATACTTGCTGGAGGCGGAGGCCGCGGCCAAGGAGAAGCTGGAGCTCGACGCCTTGGAATTGAAATAAATGCGTCAGGATGGCAGCCGACGCTGCAACTATTTATAGGCGGGCACATGGGAATCAATGGCGCCGCATCATGACTGTCATCGAGGTCTCTAACTACATATTTATGTGTATAAATTGCACGGGGGGGCTAGCATCGCAGTCCCTGTGATCGATCTGAACAGCTTCCAAATTcacgcggcggcgggcgcggcctCGACACCGGCCCCGCGGCTACCGGCGGACGGCACCTGCAGGCAGCGGGCACAGTGCCCCGATCGCTGACATATAATAACACATACATTACTCTACTGTTAATACAATATGCAAACCGCCCTGTTCCGCCACAGCGCCGCAGATGTAACTGGTGGACACACATGGCTCGGGCTTGAGCTTCTCTAAGGTCGAGCACTTTAAGATTCATAATACAGCTATGAAAACCTCTTCGGCATGACACAAGAGAACCCATATGACGCCCATCCAGCCCCCACGGCTATGCAACGAGTATCGAGCGCTCTAGATTCCGGGCATATATAGAGCTTTATCTGACAAAGCGCCTCCCCCTTATGCTGGCGTTGCAATAATATAGTACATGCGGCACCCGTGTATGAACTTGGACAGCGCAATTTAGCAAACGGTTCGCCCTAGGCTCCCGTATCACGGCAGACAGCTGACATCGCGCCCTCACGCAAgaggcgcgcgcgctgcctGCATGCCCTGCAGGATGGCCGCTGGCACAGACGTTGTCCGCGAAAGCAAGTGCCGCCATGTGGCCGGTCCTGCCTGTGAGTGCCGCCGACTCGTCTGGTTTTCAGGCTGGCTGGCAGGCACCGTTTCGAAGCGCGCCAGACCCGCGTGCCTGCCTCATAGAAGCTCCAGCTGCGAGTCCGGAACCTCGACAGGAGTCGACGATCGCATTGCGCTCGTGATCGGCGTGCTCGCTGTCGACAAATTCTGCAGCGACACAGACGAACCTGCCGACGACACAGGTGAAGCAGACACGGCCGTCTGCGACAGTGAGTACTGTCGCGTGTAGCTGAAGTAACGCTGCTTTTGTTTGCTCATCTTTAGCCCATCTGTGTCGTAGCGGTCCCGCCCCGGCGgcccccgccgcgcgccgtgcgcgcgcgccgcaccCGGCACTTCCAGCAGCCCCGGCCGCTCCTCcggctcctcctcctcctcaCGACACGCCTCCTCGATCCGTGGCGACGCCGACAGCCGCCCCCGCTCCGGCACCTCCGCCGGCGCAGACTCCGACCGCCGGTGCCCCGGCACCCGCGTGCTCAGTGCCGCGTCCAGGTCGATGATCGCGTCCggcacgccgccgcagcccgcGCTGAACCGCGACTCCTCCGAGATGAAAAACCGTggccccgccgccgccacccgcccgcgcccgccgccgccgctcgCCACCCCTCCAAAATCAAAGTCCCCAGAGATCGCAAAAGACCGTTTGTGGCGGTGCCCGCGCACCGCGTCCTGCCCGCGCACCTGCACTGCGCTCATGCCTGTCCGCCTAGCTTCCTGCTGCTCGCAAAAAGCCCGGTCCCTTCCTGCTGCAAAGCCCCAAGCAACCTTCAAACGAACGAACACCGGCACGCTAAGGTACCTAACACTATCAGCACTTCCACACGCCCTCTGCGTCCTCAGCCGCCTTCTCCTGTTACTGTTATGAGGTATTTAATGTGTAAAAAAATTCTAAATCTCCTGTTCTTTTAATACCTGAGCTTTCCAAATCGAGGAATAATTGCTTGATGGCCTACGCTCTTCCGTCATAGCCTACTAAAAGGAAAGAGATGGGCGGGGTCACCAGATTGGGTTTCGCGGAGGCAGGCTGCACGCTCAAAGATCCCCCCCAAGAACGCATGGAAGGCAGGGCCCTTTAGGCAGCCATGCGGCTGCGGCGTATGACGCCGGGGGCTGGGTACGCGCGGCGGTGCGCCAGGAGCGCGGTGTCCGGAGGCAGGCCTCGAGGCTTAAACACACAGCCCACGGGCGAGCAGGCAGCGAGCCAGGGAGTCAGGACCAGGCAGCGAGGACAGATGCAATCGGTGCGGCAAACGGTGCTATTCGAGTCGGAGGAGGCGTGGCGGGCCGGGGCGGAGCAGAACGCCACGGCCATCACGGTGCacgcgcggggcggcgaGGTGGTGCAGACGCGGCGGACGTGGGCCGCGGCGGGTGGGCCGCGGGTGCGGGTGACGTGGAGCGGCGGGCGCACGGTGAGCGAGGTGTcgccgcagctggcggcggggcTGAGTGTGTACGTGGAGGGCGGGGCGCatgtgtcacgtgacttTGTGCAGGCGCGTGGGCAGGCGGTGTTTCACAgcgcgcagctggagcTTGACGCGGTGCGGGCGTGGTGGCCGCGGGAGCTGGCGGTGCAGCCAGAGGCGCTGCGGTGGGCGGAGTGCGCCTACGACATCGAGCTGGGGCGCCAGGTGCGCGTGGACGAGTACTGCGCCCTGCGCGCGGGGGAGACTGTGGCGCTGACTGCGGCGGCCGGGGGCACGGACGAGGCGAAGGTCGAGACGGGCGTGTTCTACCCGGAGATCTCCGACGGCGCGGACGTGAGTCTGTCGGGCTTTCGCTGCACCTGGCTGCGCGACGGGTCCGGACGCACAGATACATGCCAGAAGACGCTGCTAATGTACAAGCCTGCGCACGTGCATATGCCCGAACCGGCCGTTGGCATCGAGCTGGTGCAGCCGGTGACGCTCCACCCTGTGATAGAGGTGGATCTGTCGTCCGTCAGCGCCTCGGGGCCTGCGTGTGCGCATCACGTCTTTCTGCAGCTTCCTGCACAGCTGTTTGTGGACAAGTTCCAGCAGCCGCCCGAGCTTCTGTTCGGGGAGGACGATCTGGAGCTACCCGAGTACAAGGTGGAGGCGTGGGGCTCCGAGGTTATCTACGCGCTCGAGCCGGGCCGGGTGAACCGCGTGCAGCTCCACTCGCGGTACGCGCGCCCGGGGCCTGGCAGGCGCTACGAGGTGGTCCCTTTGCGGCCATATGTCTTCGAAGCGTGTGACACAGGCTCGGCGGACATAGCGGAGAACCCTTTCTACTCCAAGGGCATGGGGTTCGAGGCATACTTTACGGCGGACACTGTCTTCAAGCACCGCAACAGCACCAGACTTAACATTCCGGTTCCGCGGGGGAACAGCAACGACTTTCCGTCTATTCAATACGTCACTGTGCTGAGCATTCTTTTTTCTGTGCTCTATATCTCCTACTGTCTGTTCAGAAGGCCTGTCGCGGCTAGCGCCAGGGCGAGTGGATAAAGCTAACGAATTAAAAGTACATAGTATACATACCGGACGGACTCGGATCCGTTCAATGCTTGCTCTTCTTGCGGTGCTTCTTGGCGATCCGCTTCAATGCTCTCTGCTCGTTCTTCATCACGCCGTCGACCATCTTGTATTTACCCTTGATGCCCTTAGGTCTTCCAGAGAGACCCCTGTTCTTGCCCTTGGCCACCACAAGGGTGACCTTGGGCTTGAGTTTGGCTTTTTTGGTGACCTTCTTCATGAGTTTAGCGATTTCTTCGGCCTTGTCCTTCTCTGACTTGTCGCTGTCGTCGTTGATCAGGCCAgccttcttcttgagctTCTCGAGACGATTCAATGCACGCATCTTCTTTCTGGCCTTGGCCTCTGCCACCTTTTTGATTGGTCTGGCATTCAGAGCCTTAAGCTTCTCCTTAATAGCCATAGCTGCCTCTTTGGTGATTGGCTTGTTGATCTTGGAATGCATCTTTTCATCTTCCAAGAACCACTCGGGAAGGTTGTCCCTGTCTCTGAACGAATACCTGTTAAACCCTTCGTCAACAATGTCATGCTTCGATCTCTGGCCAAGGGCGAGCTGGTGTGCAAGGGTCATTGCCTCTACTGTAGCAATGTCCACCTCTCTCGCATGCTTTTCTTTCTGAGAGCGCTCTGCCTCGTCTTCAGAGTCGTAGTCATCATCGCTCTCATCTTTTTCGTTGCGAACAATCTCGAAGTCGCTGTCACTCTCTTCCTCtgcctcctcctcgtccgaCGATGATTCTTCGCTTACTTCTTCAAGTCTGCGCTTCTTGGAGCCCTGTTCCGACGAGGCAGGCGCCTGTGGCTCTTCGCTGGGCAGATCCGCCTCGACACCATCAAAGATGGAGTCATTGAAAAGCGCTCTCGCCTTTGCAGACAGTTTTTTGTCTCCTGTCTCTCCCTTGATCTTGGCTATCAGCTGGTTAATCGCCTCATCGGAATCCGAATCAGAAACATCGCTGTCATCGTCATCTACATAGTCCTTCTTGGATTCCTCAGGCTCTTCATCACTTGCCACTTCATCGAAACCGTTCCAGGCATCGTCATCACCACCACGTGCCTCCTTTGCCTTGAAATGAGCGTCTCTTTCAATGCGGCGAGCTTTGAACTGATGGTACATGGCATCCAATTGCGACTCTAATTCGTCTGCATCAGCCAAATCGTCACGATCAGACAGGGGAGCATTCTCATCTATCTGTATCTCGTTGTCTTCCGCAAGTTCATCCCGAGTAAAAACCATCCTCTTCTTACCTCTCGCAAGGTCATCCAAGATGCCAGTTTTCTCTGCAGTTTTCAGATTGAACAAAGAATCTCTCCCGATAGATGCAGCTTCAATACCTAGATCAGTCGGGGTTATCATCTGCATCTGCATTCTGGTGATCTCTTTTTGTTTTATTTCATTCTGCTTCCGCTTCTCGCGCTTCTTTTTCAAATTCTGCTTCTGCTGCATCTCTTGAAGTTCTTTCTCGATCTGCTCTTCTTCTGTCAAGGGAACAGTCTCAATCTCTGGCTGCTCTTCATCTTTATCCAGTCCAAGCAGCTCCCGCGCAGCTTTTCTCCATCTGAGTAGCATTTTAAAGTCCTTCTTACCAAGAACTTTCAAATCTTCAATACAAGCCTTGAATTCAGGGGTCGTTTGCTTCAGCTTTTTGACAATCTTCCACTCGTGGTCATCCTTGTCAAGTGTAAATTTGTTAGTTGTGCCCAGCATCTGGATAGGATCTTCCACCTTCACGAAATCCATTATTGGTACAGTGTGATAAAGCAGGTAATCACCCTCCTCATAACCATCTCTCTTCCTGGTCTTCTTCTCAGGGTTGTAGACCTTGGCCTGCATGTTCTGTGGGCCATCTGGTAGCTCTTCAAACACCTCTTTAGGGTCTAGCAGTCTCGGATCTAGCTTTT
This is a stretch of genomic DNA from Eremothecium gossypii ATCC 10895 chromosome VI, complete sequence. It encodes these proteins:
- the CAB1 gene encoding pantothenate kinase (Syntenic homolog of Saccharomyces cerevisiae YDR531W (CAB1)) codes for the protein MSKDIEYPCAGWKEEGLLTIAIDIGGSLAKLVFAPPESNKLIFETVETEKLDEFIRLLHEVVERYNKGDYGSTMIVATGGGAFKFYDVLLSEFPGVSDILRLDEMDCLTKGLDFFIHKVPYEVFTYNDLDGEGTVDAVADDEMYPYMLVNIGSGVSILKVESPNECMRVGGSSLGGGTLWGLLSLITGAKTYDEMLAWANQGNNANVDMLVGDIYGTDYAKIGLKSSNIASSFGKVFQRESVTAPSAGLTSASATSTCEIRDRNEKFSNADISKSLLYAISNNIGQIAYLQAKIHNVKKIYFGGSYIRGHLTTMNTLSYAINFWSKGSKQAFFLRHEGYLGAMGAFLAAQKK
- the APA2 gene encoding bifunctional AP-4-A phosphorylase/ADP sulfurylase (Syntenic homolog of Saccharomyces cerevisiae YCL050C (APA1) and YDR530C (APA2)); translation: MTITIPDDVRELVQAKYEAAVASGHVQFTETTQTAVRDEASGMQYVVSYAPSLQQKPERGSEELKEDPFAKAEPELTVLENVGPHRLVLNKFPVTPGHALLVTREYAAQTAPLQPEDLETAYALVRDMDDEAGGVRHMVFFNCGANSGSSVDHKHLQLLRLPAHFSPFQDRLCAGEAHFTPGPNREPLQDAHVPFAHFVIPLPRERAAVDGELLAMTYAALLQRVLTFFQNWTDAKPTLRPAYNILLTARWLCAVPRSRATCESARIGFNATGYAGLVLVKWPDVHEEILAAPERLAQLLLECGFPNTAGNKPDEYDY
- the QCR7 gene encoding ubiquinol--cytochrome-c reductase subunit 7 (Syntenic homolog of Saccharomyces cerevisiae YDR529C (QCR7)), which gives rise to MPQSFSSIVRMGDYILKSPTLSKIAVPVAQQFVKLSGYRQLGLKFDDLIAEENDIVQTALRRLPEEESYARVFRIIQAHQLELTHHLLPKHKWTKPEEDKSYLLPYLLEAEAAAKEKLELDALELK
- a CDS encoding AFR732Cp (Syntenic homolog of Saccharomyces cerevisiae YCL051W (LRE1) and YDR528W (HLR1)), yielding MSAVQVRGQDAVRGHRHKRSFAISGDFDFGGVASGGGGRGRVAAAGPRFFISEESRFSAGCGGVPDAIIDLDAALSTRVPGHRRSESAPAEVPERGRLSASPRIEEACREEEEEPEERPGLLEVPGAARAHGARRGPPGRDRYDTDGLKMSKQKQRYFSYTRQYSLSQTAVSASPVSSAGSSVSLQNLSTASTPITSAMRSSTPVEVPDSQLELL
- the PBN1 gene encoding Pbn1p (Syntenic homolog of Saccharomyces cerevisiae YCL052C (PBN1)), which encodes MRLRRMTPGAGYARRCARSAVSGGRPRGLNTQPTGEQAASQGVRTRQRGQMQSVRQTVLFESEEAWRAGAEQNATAITVHARGGEVVQTRRTWAAAGGPRVRVTWSGGRTVSEVSPQLAAGLSVYVEGGAHVSRDFVQARGQAVFHSAQLELDAVRAWWPRELAVQPEALRWAECAYDIELGRQVRVDEYCALRAGETVALTAAAGGTDEAKVETGVFYPEISDGADVSLSGFRCTWLRDGSGRTDTCQKTLLMYKPAHVHMPEPAVGIELVQPVTLHPVIEVDLSSVSASGPACAHHVFLQLPAQLFVDKFQQPPELLFGEDDLELPEYKVEAWGSEVIYALEPGRVNRVQLHSRYARPGPGRRYEVVPLRPYVFEACDTGSADIAENPFYSKGMGFEAYFTADTVFKHRNSTRLNIPVPRGNSNDFPSIQYVTVLSILFSVLYISYCLFRRPVAASARASG
- the SPB1 gene encoding 27S pre-rRNA (guanosine2922-2'-O)-methyltransferase (Syntenic homolog of Saccharomyces cerevisiae YCL054W (SPB1)) is translated as MGRTQKKNSKGRLDRYYYLAKEKGYRARSSFKIIQINEKFGHFLEKSKVVIDLCAAPGSWCQVASNLCPVNSLIIGVDIVPMQPMPNVITFQSDITTEDCRSKLRGYMKTWKADTVLHDGAPNVGLNWVQDAFTQSHLTLQALKLAVENLVVGGTFVTKIFRSKDYNKLMWVFQQLFDKVEATKPPASRNVSAEIFVVCKGFKAPKKLDPRLLDPKEVFEELPDGPQNMQAKVYNPEKKTRKRDGYEEGDYLLYHTVPIMDFVKVEDPIQMLGTTNKFTLDKDDHEWKIVKKLKQTTPEFKACIEDLKVLGKKDFKMLLRWRKAARELLGLDKDEEQPEIETVPLTEEEQIEKELQEMQQKQNLKKKREKRKQNEIKQKEITRMQMQMITPTDLGIEAASIGRDSLFNLKTAEKTGILDDLARGKKRMVFTRDELAEDNEIQIDENAPLSDRDDLADADELESQLDAMYHQFKARRIERDAHFKAKEARGGDDDAWNGFDEVASDEEPEESKKDYVDDDDSDVSDSDSDEAINQLIAKIKGETGDKKLSAKARALFNDSIFDGVEADLPSEEPQAPASSEQGSKKRRLEEVSEESSSDEEEAEEESDSDFEIVRNEKDESDDDYDSEDEAERSQKEKHAREVDIATVEAMTLAHQLALGQRSKHDIVDEGFNRYSFRDRDNLPEWFLEDEKMHSKINKPITKEAAMAIKEKLKALNARPIKKVAEAKARKKMRALNRLEKLKKKAGLINDDSDKSEKDKAEEIAKLMKKVTKKAKLKPKVTLVVAKGKNRGLSGRPKGIKGKYKMVDGVMKNEQRALKRIAKKHRKKSKH